The genomic window TGATATTGGGCCAGCTAAAGAAACCTTTATCATGTCTTTTCTGGGATTTCTTAAGTTTCCATAATTAACCGGAACGGGCTTTGCCCATCCAATTCTAAACATAATCAACATTATTGTTCCTATTGGATCCAAATGCGCTATAGGATTTAACGTTAATCTTCCCGCTAATTTTGCCGTAGGATCTCCATAATAATAAGCAGCAAATCCGTGAGCATATTCATGAAAGGTTATAGCTATTAATACAGCAGGTATACTCCATATAATTTCAAAAATATTATTTATCATAATATATATTAAACAATCCCTTTTTCTATAATTTTTTTGACAAAATCCAACTCATCATCCTTATTCTTTAAAATACCATTTAGCTGGAGGTATAATATCAGTTTTAATATTTTAGCATAAATCGGGTTGGGTCTCATACCAATTTTGATTAAATCATTCCCCGTTATATAAGTAGATGTATATTTATAAATATCCAGGTAATCTTTAATTCTTTTAATTATTGTTTCATTATTATAGTTTTCTAAAAATAGAATAAATAATAATTCATTATTAATACTTTTTAGATAATAATAGATATTGCTTGGCAATGTTTTCTTATCTTTCAAAATAGAAACAATTAATTCTTTCTCATCAATAATATTTTCTAATATTTTTATATTTTTACTATTTAACTCAATTTTCTTTGTAATGTTCTTTATTCCTATATCTGAGAGTTTCAGTAAATAATATATATATATCATACTTTTATTAATGATTTCTTTTGGGAATCTTTCATGCCATCTAATTAGTATTTCTTCTACTTCTTCCAATCTTTTTACCAAATCATCGCTCAGTGAAAATTTTGGTATTATTCCAGAAAGAACTCCCAACTCATCCATTCTTTTAAGAACTTTTACTGGTTTTTTTTCATGTAATAATATAAAAAATTCCTCGCTTAGTCTTTTTTTCCTAATCTTAGATAGCAAACCTTCTTTTATTGCTTTTTTTAAAAATTTTTCAGTTGATTGTTCAATTGTAAAATCATACCTTTGTTCAAATCGAATCGCTCTTATTATTCTAGCCGGGTCCTCAGTAAAACTAAGACTATATAAAATCCTTATTTTTTTTGACTCTAAATCTCTTTTACCGCCAAAAAAATCAAGCAATCTTGCAAACTTATCTTCATTTAATTGTATAGCCATAGCATTTATAGTAAAATCCCTTCTATATAAATCCTTTTTTATAGAAGCAAATTCAACCTTTGGCAATGCAGCAGGAAACTCATAGAATTCTCTTCTTGCCGATGCAAAATCAATTTTTAGTCCACTTGGTAAAACAACAACAGCCGTTTTAAACTTTTGATGTGACCTTATTTTTCCTTTTAATTTATTACTAAAATAGCGGGCAAATTTTAAAGCATCTTCTTCAATGACAATATCAAGATCTAAACTTGGTATTCCTAAGAATAAGTCTCTTACAATACCCCCCACCATAAAAACAGAATAACCTAATTCATCACCTGTTTTTCCTATGTAATACAAAATCTCAAGTATGTCCCTGGGAAAATATTTTTGAATCAGGTTTTTAATATTCTCTTTTCTTAAATTATAGTGTCCATTATTATTTTCATATATTGTATATGATTCTCTATTGATATCTTTTTCCCCATAAAGACTTCTGATTAAGTCTGTTCTTGTAATAATTCCTTCCAATTTTCCGTCTTTACTTAAAACCAGTACCCTTCCAACATCATATCTAATCATTAATTCCTGTATCTCTAATATCGGGGTATCTAAATTTACACTAATAATATTTTCTGACATATAAATATCTATGGTTTCATTTTCATAATGATGATGATTAGCTTTATAAATTTCCTGACGGGTAATAATGCCAACCAGTTTATTTTTATCCATTACAGGAAAGCCATTGTGTCCATAGCGCAACATAATCTTAGAAGCTTCTTCTATAGTTGTATTAACATCTAAACTTTTCACTGGACTGGTCATGATATCTTTCGCTATTGTTTCAATTTTTATATAATTATTTAGTGTTTTTTTTATTTTGTCTTCAACTTCCGATAGGGATATCTTTCTTACTACTGCTGATGCAGCTTGAGAATGCCCACCACCACCAATACTTTTCATTACGTCTCCAACATTTACATTTGCTCTATTGCTCCTGCTAACAACATAAACCCTGTTTTTCATTTGAACTAAAACAAAAATTATGTCACTGTTTAGAATTTCAAGCAATTTGTGTGTAACGAGGGCTAACCCCTCTATATATTCTTTTGTTTTACTTTTTGCAAAAACTACACTGATTCCTTTAAAATAAATTTCCTGAGAACTTGAAATCAATTGGTTTAAAAGTTTCTTTTGTTGTATATTCAAACCTGTGTTTGTAAATTTATTAACAGTCCTTAAATTGACACCAATCGAAAAAAGATACCCTAATACATCTATATCTTCTTTAGTAGTTGTGGAAAAACTCAAAGAGCCGGTATCTTCATAAATTCCCAGAGCAAATATTGTTGATTCTAAAGATGTTATTGGTATTTTCTTTTTGATTATTAACTGTAATAATATTGTGGTTGTCGCGCCAACCTGTTTTATGATGTTATTTTTTGAAACAATATCATTATCAGAGGCTGGATGATGATCATAAATTCTTATTTTTATATTTTTTTTATTTAATAATAATTCAAACGGTCCGATTCTATCTTTTTGTCTTGTATCTACAATAATAATTTCGGAAATATTATCCATATCAATATGCTTTAAAGAAGATATATTCAAAGTATTCCCATATAGCGA from Atribacterota bacterium includes these protein-coding regions:
- a CDS encoding CBS domain-containing protein, which codes for MKVIIGHTSADFDCLASMIAAKKIYSDSVVVFPGAIEENVRKFLSLYGNTLNISSLKHIDMDNISEIIIVDTRQKDRIGPFELLLNKKNIKIRIYDHHPASDNDIVSKNNIIKQVGATTTILLQLIIKKKIPITSLESTIFALGIYEDTGSLSFSTTTKEDIDVLGYLFSIGVNLRTVNKFTNTGLNIQQKKLLNQLISSSQEIYFKGISVVFAKSKTKEYIEGLALVTHKLLEILNSDIIFVLVQMKNRVYVVSRSNRANVNVGDVMKSIGGGGHSQAASAVVRKISLSEVEDKIKKTLNNYIKIETIAKDIMTSPVKSLDVNTTIEEASKIMLRYGHNGFPVMDKNKLVGIITRQEIYKANHHHYENETIDIYMSENIISVNLDTPILEIQELMIRYDVGRVLVLSKDGKLEGIITRTDLIRSLYGEKDINRESYTIYENNNGHYNLRKENIKNLIQKYFPRDILEILYYIGKTGDELGYSVFMVGGIVRDLFLGIPSLDLDIVIEEDALKFARYFSNKLKGKIRSHQKFKTAVVVLPSGLKIDFASARREFYEFPAALPKVEFASIKKDLYRRDFTINAMAIQLNEDKFARLLDFFGGKRDLESKKIRILYSLSFTEDPARIIRAIRFEQRYDFTIEQSTEKFLKKAIKEGLLSKIRKKRLSEEFFILLHEKKPVKVLKRMDELGVLSGIIPKFSLSDDLVKRLEEVEEILIRWHERFPKEIINKSMIYIYYLLKLSDIGIKNITKKIELNSKNIKILENIIDEKELIVSILKDKKTLPSNIYYYLKSINNELLFILFLENYNNETIIKRIKDYLDIYKYTSTYITGNDLIKIGMRPNPIYAKILKLILYLQLNGILKNKDDELDFVKKIIEKGIV